A genomic window from Oryctolagus cuniculus chromosome 12, mOryCun1.1, whole genome shotgun sequence includes:
- the LOC100342475 gene encoding mitochondrial pyruvate carrier 2 yields MSAAGARGLRATYHRLLDKVELMLPEKLRPLYNHPAGPRTVFFWAPIMKWGLVCAGLADMARPAEKLSTAQSAVLMATGFIWSRYSLVIIPKNWSLFAVNFFVGAAGASQLFRIWRYNQELKAKANQ; encoded by the coding sequence ATGTCAGCCGCCGGCGCCCGAGGCCTGCGGGCCACCTACCACCGGCTCCTGGATAAAGTGGAGCTGATGCTGCCCGAGAAACTGAGACCGTTGTACAACCACCCGGCAGGTCCCCGCACAGTTTTCTTCTGGGCTCCAATTATGAAATGGGGATTGGTGTGTGCTGGATTGGCTGACATGGCAAGACCTGCAGAAAAACTCAGCACAGCTCAGTCTGCTGTTTTGATGGCTACAGGGTTTATTTGGTCAAGATACTCCCTCGTAATTATTCCAAAAAATTGGAGTCTATTTGCTGTTAATTTCTTTGTGGGGGCAGCAGGAGCCTCTCAACTCTTTCGCATTTGGAGATATAACCAAGAACTAAAAGCTAAAGCAAACCAATAA
- the MKRN3 gene encoding probable E3 ubiquitin-protein ligase makorin-3, producing MEEPAAPSGAQEASGAQAGAEAAGEGASGPSLPECETSGESVAPDTAPARAALGLVPLRVAPSPAHLRMVGLRHVQAARGGARPSHLPSRSTGSWTKQVVCRYYLHGLCKEGENCRYSHDLSGRQVAREGHGAPPRASADRGPSMAAPSQPPTQEVAEAAPAASSSSLPLIGSAAERGRFEAELECAGQGAVGGSGVEGWEEAVEFVPGQPYRGRRVASVPEAPLQSSVTEREQMAVGMGQQMAVGMGMQLCPHAARGQCFRGESCMYLHGEICDMCGLQALHPLDAAQRADHRKACVEAHEKDMELSFAVQRSMDKVCGICMEVVYDKVNPSDRRFGILSNCNHPFCLKCIRRWRRARHFENRIVKSCPQCRVTSNFVIPSEFWVEEEEEKQRLIQQYKEALSNKPCRYFAEGRGHCPFGEHCFYKHSYPEGQGEEPQGRGGGPSAAYWHQLSQPVQLGEGSLLFKSSKKELVTLRLASLLFKRFLSLRNEFPFSEEQWDLLHYQLEEYFNLNL from the coding sequence ATGGAAGAGCCTGCAGCTCCCTCTGGTGCCCAGGAGGCAtctggggcccaggcaggggctgaggcagcaggggagggtgcATCTGGGCCCAGCCTCCCTGAGTGTGAGACCTCTGGGGAATCTGTGGCTCCAGACACAGCCCCTGCTCGCGCGGCCTTGGGCCTAGTCCCTCTCCGtgtggctcccagcccagcccatctGCGGATGGTGGGCCTGAGGCACGTCCAGGCCgcaaggggaggggccaggcccagTCACCTGCCGAGCCGGAGCACTGGCAGCTGGACAAAGCAAGTCGTCTGCAGGTATTATCTGCATGGGCTGTGCAAGGAGGGGGAGAACTGTCGCTACTCTCACGACCTTTCTGGCAGGCAGGTGGCCCGAGAGGGCCATGGCGCACCGCCCCGGGCCTCTGCAGACAGAGGCCCCAGCATGGCTGCGCCCAGCCAGCCCCCAACTCAGGAAGTGGCGGAAGCCGCCCCTGCTGCATCCTCAAGCTCCTTGCCTCTGATTGGCTCGGCTGCTGAAAGGGGTCGCTTCGAAGCCGAGTTGGAATGCGCTGGTCAAGGGGCTGTCGGAGGATCAGGTGTAGAAGGCTGGGAAGAGGCCGTTGAGTTTGTTCCCGGGCAGCCCTACCGGGGCCGCAGGGTCGCTTCTGTCCCCGAGGCTCCTCTACAGAGCTCGGTGACTGAGAGAGAGCAGATGGCTGTGGGCATGGGGCAGCAGATGGCTGTGGGCATGGGGATGCAACTTTGCCCTCACGCTGCCAGGGGACAGTGCTTTCGTGGGGAGAGCTGTATGTACCTCCACGGAGAGATATGTGACATGTGTGGGCTACAGGCCTTGCACCCCTTGGATGCCGCTCAGAGGGCAGACCATAGAAAGGCCTGCGTCGAAGCACACGAGAAGGATATGGAGCTCTCGTTTGCCGTGCAGCGCAGTATGGATAAGGTGTGTGGCATCTGCATGGAGGTTGTCTATGACAAAGTCAACCCCAGCGACCGCCGCTTTGGCATCCTTTCCAACTGCAACCACCCCTTCTGTCTTAAGTGTATCCGTAGGTGGAGACGTGCCAGACACTTTGAGAACAGGATCGTCAAGTCCTGCCCACAGTGCAGAGTCACCTCCAACTTTGTCATTCCCAGTGAGTtctgggtggaggaggaggaagagaagcagagacttATTCAGCAGTACAAGGAGGCGTTGAGCAACAAGCCTTGCAGATATTTTGCCGAAGGCAGGGGCCACTGCCCGTTTGGAGAGCACTGCTTTTACAAGCATTCATACCCTGAGGGCCAGGGAGAGGAGCCTCAGGGGCGGGGTGGTGGACCGTCGGCCGCATACTGGCATCAACTTTCGCAGCCTGTGCAGCTGGGAGAGGGCAGCCTGCTCTTTAAAAGCAGTAAAAAGGAGCTTGTCACGCTTCGGCTGGCCAGTCTGTTGTTTAAGCGGTTTCTTTCACTGAGAAACGAGTTCCCCTTCTCtgaggagcagtgggacttgcTTCATTATCAGCTGGAAGAGTATTTCAACTTGAATCTGTAG